In the genome of Rhizobium etli 8C-3, one region contains:
- a CDS encoding type II toxin-antitoxin system VapC family toxin, whose protein sequence is MTRYLLDTNIISNIVKPKPSESLLAWMGEQRDENLFIASLTIAEIRRGILEKPRGKKRDSLDAWFAGSEGPQALFAGRILSFDDKAGLVWARLMAEGKMAGRPRGGLDMIIAAVAGANDCVVVTDNEKDFMGLQIINPLRGGLEGGE, encoded by the coding sequence GTGACGCGCTATCTTCTCGACACCAACATCATCAGCAACATCGTAAAGCCAAAGCCGTCGGAGTCGCTTCTGGCCTGGATGGGCGAGCAGCGCGACGAGAATCTGTTTATTGCCTCGCTGACAATCGCCGAAATTCGGCGCGGTATTCTGGAAAAGCCGCGAGGCAAGAAGCGTGACAGCCTCGACGCATGGTTCGCGGGTTCAGAGGGGCCGCAGGCGCTGTTTGCCGGCCGTATCCTGTCCTTCGATGATAAAGCCGGTTTGGTCTGGGCGCGACTCATGGCGGAGGGCAAGATGGCTGGCCGCCCCCGCGGTGGTCTCGACATGATCATTGCGGCTGTCGCAGGCGCAAATGACTGCGTTGTGGTGACGGACAACGAAAAAGACTTCATGGGGCTCCAGATCATAAATCCGCTGCGCGGCGGCTTGGAGGGGGGAGAATAG
- a CDS encoding cupin domain-containing protein produces the protein MNAAGGDRTERAGMAPLKKRLGKDGLSDRRRDVILLQPGEGRHYRLGLLTGVFKADEAKTEAAYSVSEWILEPGLNGIGEHSHVANDEVFYVLEGVPEILIGNCWRYCTPGTFLRIPAGTLHDFRNTGEATARLLNLFIPGGFERNMPRICAWFSDQEKL, from the coding sequence ATGAACGCGGCGGGCGGCGATCGAACTGAAAGAGCCGGCATGGCTCCGTTGAAGAAGCGTTTAGGGAAGGACGGTCTGTCGGACCGCCGTCGCGACGTCATCCTTTTGCAGCCGGGAGAAGGGCGACACTATAGGCTTGGCCTGCTCACCGGCGTGTTCAAGGCCGACGAAGCCAAGACGGAGGCTGCCTATTCGGTGTCAGAATGGATCCTCGAGCCTGGCCTGAACGGTATCGGCGAGCACAGCCATGTCGCAAATGACGAGGTCTTTTATGTGCTCGAGGGTGTGCCCGAAATCCTCATCGGCAACTGCTGGCGGTACTGCACGCCGGGGACCTTCTTGCGAATACCTGCCGGCACGCTCCACGATTTCCGAAATACCGGAGAGGCGACCGCGAGGCTGCTCAATCTATTCATCCCCGGTGGGTTCGAGCGCAATATGCCCAGAATCTGCGCTTGGTTCTCTGACCAAGAAAAGCTTTAG
- a CDS encoding formylglycine-generating enzyme family protein: MAVTLAFRGAAADVGPIIGNPLIEIPAGAFVFGRDDGPENERPRRALEGRAFAINRTEITNRQYWRFIHASGHRPAFYANHPILGLDDRPVVGVNWEDANAFCRHYGLALPSEQQYERAARGPEGGAFPWGAERPGSMRANSGADACCTADARDGYVMTAPAEAFAAGASKEGVLNLIGNVWEWTNDYYAPYEGGTVARSSGLYRVLRGGSWNSDPNHLTTTYRLAYDPDFRFSANGGFRCVRSAP, translated from the coding sequence ATGGCGGTCACCCTTGCATTCCGCGGGGCCGCTGCCGATGTCGGCCCGATCATTGGAAATCCGCTGATTGAAATTCCAGCGGGCGCGTTCGTCTTTGGCCGTGACGACGGCCCCGAAAACGAACGCCCGCGCCGCGCGCTGGAGGGTCGAGCGTTCGCGATTAATCGTACCGAGATCACCAATCGGCAATATTGGCGCTTCATCCATGCCAGCGGTCACCGTCCGGCCTTCTACGCGAATCATCCGATCCTGGGATTGGACGACAGACCGGTCGTCGGAGTGAACTGGGAAGACGCCAATGCCTTTTGCCGCCACTACGGATTGGCTCTGCCGTCGGAGCAGCAATACGAGAGGGCAGCGCGAGGACCAGAGGGCGGCGCGTTTCCATGGGGCGCCGAGCGCCCCGGCAGTATGCGGGCAAATTCCGGAGCGGATGCCTGTTGCACCGCCGACGCGCGCGATGGCTACGTGATGACTGCGCCTGCGGAGGCCTTTGCTGCCGGCGCGAGCAAAGAGGGCGTACTCAATCTGATCGGCAATGTCTGGGAATGGACTAACGATTACTATGCGCCGTATGAAGGCGGGACCGTCGCAAGAAGCAGCGGGCTATACCGCGTGCTTCGCGGCGGCTCATGGAACAGCGATCCCAATCACCTTACCACGACCTATCGCCTCGCCTATGATCCCGACTTCCGGTTCTCGGCCAATGGTGGCTTCCGATGCGTCCGTTCTGCGCCTTGA
- a CDS encoding ScyD/ScyE family protein: MRPFCALIIVTGLLSLAASAGAEPAVAPGYKLETFNMPGAAFAGLSRDAGGLLVSDLASGRLYRRGVDGKLVTFGPIFPHGFDVIGDPTGPYRVVRTGDVFVVAQGWTPVNSDEGPFDHALVAIDAAGHARIISSDFWNPFDFIVAGGTYYVIDSARNSVERLQADGRKSTLMTFRRMAGAATGLRSLSPTEFAEGNSYEVDAVPTGIALRDGRLYIALFGGFPFLAGAGKIVSLPEAGHALKPQLDVEGLNAPVSIAFDNDGEMLVLEHGTYNQKEGFREGSGRLLELNKMTHDRKIILDGLTRPVSVLVWDDRGLVVSELGGNLHFLTREAAR, translated from the coding sequence ATGCGTCCGTTCTGCGCCTTGATTATTGTCACTGGTCTCCTGTCCCTAGCAGCCAGCGCTGGCGCCGAGCCGGCGGTTGCGCCCGGCTACAAGCTCGAGACCTTTAACATGCCGGGCGCCGCTTTCGCCGGCCTGTCCCGTGATGCCGGAGGCTTGCTCGTCAGCGACCTCGCCAGCGGTCGGCTTTACCGGCGTGGTGTGGATGGCAAGCTTGTCACATTCGGTCCGATATTTCCCCATGGCTTCGACGTGATCGGCGACCCGACCGGTCCCTATCGTGTGGTCCGGACCGGCGATGTCTTTGTGGTCGCCCAGGGGTGGACACCGGTCAATTCCGATGAGGGTCCGTTTGATCACGCTCTTGTTGCGATCGACGCCGCCGGTCACGCCCGTATCATCAGCAGCGATTTCTGGAATCCGTTCGATTTCATCGTGGCGGGCGGAACCTACTACGTGATCGACTCCGCTCGAAACAGCGTCGAACGGCTGCAGGCGGACGGCCGGAAAAGTACGCTCATGACATTCCGCCGCATGGCGGGTGCGGCAACGGGGTTGCGCAGCCTTTCGCCGACGGAGTTCGCGGAAGGCAACAGCTACGAAGTCGACGCGGTGCCGACCGGCATCGCCCTTCGAGACGGGCGCCTCTATATTGCGTTGTTCGGCGGCTTTCCTTTCCTTGCTGGTGCTGGAAAGATCGTTTCGCTTCCCGAAGCCGGCCATGCGTTGAAGCCGCAGCTTGACGTCGAAGGACTCAATGCGCCAGTGAGTATCGCTTTCGACAATGATGGAGAGATGCTTGTCCTCGAACACGGCACCTATAACCAAAAAGAAGGTTTTCGGGAGGGTAGCGGGCGGTTGCTCGAGCTCAATAAAATGACACACGACCGAAAGATCATTCTCGACGGCCTGACGCGACCAGTGTCCGTCCTCGTTTGGGACGACCGGGGGCTCGTCGTTTCCGAGTTAGGCGGCAATCTCCATTTTCTGACACGCGAAGCTGCCCGTTGA
- a CDS encoding ABC transporter substrate-binding protein: MLRKLFLTLAIATSALAINGVAWADITILVPSGSEGDGLRAAAEDYAKMKGTKVEAVQAPYANVFEQGANAGATKSGVFDIILMDDPWIPFFAENGHLEDLTAFFKKAGMEGPDSDFLSKSLAVCRNPYNTGPYVCLPYVGNAQMFFYDAAKYKEAGVDVPKTWDDVLKASKMLTENGGGRYFGYVFRGGQGNPVVADFMPIFWSYGADMFNSDRTKVTIDTPEGAAAMKTFMALRDVSPKGVESYNANEVGTALAAGTAASSINWPNWVATFEDPSQSKMVGKISYSPIPAGTKPGSSEIGHWTMGIMSASKNKQEAFDFMVWATSAEQIKISATRGNPPVRTSVFTDPELTSQEKFRHYPVLMEAIQASTPRPRHPKWPEIENAFGIELSKAVAGTVTPEEALKNAQEAVSRITNIY, encoded by the coding sequence ATGCTTCGCAAATTGTTTCTCACCTTGGCTATTGCGACGTCCGCACTCGCGATCAACGGAGTCGCGTGGGCCGACATCACGATCCTCGTACCTTCGGGCAGCGAGGGCGACGGCCTTAGGGCCGCCGCTGAAGACTACGCGAAGATGAAGGGCACGAAGGTGGAGGCCGTTCAGGCGCCTTATGCCAACGTGTTCGAGCAGGGCGCCAATGCCGGCGCCACCAAGTCCGGCGTCTTCGATATCATCCTCATGGACGACCCGTGGATTCCGTTTTTTGCCGAGAACGGACATCTGGAGGATCTAACGGCTTTCTTCAAGAAGGCCGGAATGGAAGGACCGGACAGCGATTTCCTTTCGAAGTCGCTGGCGGTCTGCCGCAACCCCTATAATACGGGACCCTATGTATGTCTGCCCTATGTAGGAAATGCCCAGATGTTCTTTTATGACGCTGCCAAGTACAAGGAAGCTGGCGTTGATGTCCCGAAGACCTGGGATGACGTGCTGAAGGCGAGCAAGATGCTGACCGAAAACGGAGGTGGCCGTTATTTCGGCTACGTCTTCCGCGGCGGTCAGGGCAACCCCGTGGTTGCCGATTTCATGCCGATCTTCTGGTCTTATGGCGCGGATATGTTCAACTCCGACCGAACCAAGGTAACGATCGACACGCCGGAAGGGGCCGCTGCCATGAAGACATTCATGGCGCTGCGCGACGTCTCGCCGAAAGGCGTGGAGAGCTACAATGCCAACGAGGTCGGCACGGCGCTAGCCGCCGGTACTGCTGCATCATCGATCAACTGGCCGAACTGGGTTGCGACCTTCGAAGATCCGAGCCAGTCGAAGATGGTTGGCAAGATCTCCTACAGCCCCATTCCCGCTGGAACCAAACCGGGCAGCTCGGAAATCGGCCACTGGACCATGGGCATCATGTCCGCTTCCAAGAACAAGCAGGAAGCCTTCGACTTCATGGTGTGGGCGACCTCGGCCGAACAGATAAAGATTTCCGCCACACGCGGCAATCCGCCTGTCCGGACCTCGGTCTTCACCGATCCCGAACTGACCTCGCAAGAGAAGTTCCGACACTATCCAGTGCTGATGGAGGCGATCCAGGCCTCGACCCCCCGCCCGCGTCACCCGAAGTGGCCGGAGATCGAAAATGCCTTCGGCATAGAGCTTTCCAAAGCCGTCGCGGGCACGGTCACACCAGAAGAAGCCCTAAAGAATGCTCAGGAGGCGGTCTCACGGATTACGAACATTTACTAG
- a CDS encoding TetR/AcrR family transcriptional regulator, producing the protein MSQEHMSPPKRRGRPPSQLARARILKAAHDILIEDGFGHLTVQAVAARSGVGKPTIYRHWANASELAMAALMSGDPGAFEEGGTNLRSALTAQMRSLIQAFATTRGRQIAMTLAAADPESEFTKAFRTQVILSSREAGRALLLEAAAQGEIVLQQDLEVLLDMIYGPVFYRLLVGHRSLDAGFADSIVAIALEVVARPER; encoded by the coding sequence ATGAGTCAAGAGCACATGAGCCCACCGAAGCGGCGCGGAAGACCGCCAAGCCAATTGGCGCGGGCGAGGATCCTGAAAGCAGCGCACGACATCCTGATCGAGGACGGGTTTGGCCATCTGACCGTCCAGGCGGTTGCCGCGAGGTCCGGTGTGGGCAAGCCGACGATCTACAGGCATTGGGCGAACGCCTCCGAACTCGCCATGGCCGCCTTGATGTCCGGAGATCCGGGCGCCTTCGAAGAGGGCGGGACAAATCTGCGATCCGCGCTTACGGCGCAAATGCGATCGCTGATCCAGGCCTTTGCCACGACGAGAGGGCGCCAAATCGCCATGACGCTCGCGGCCGCCGACCCCGAAAGCGAATTTACCAAGGCCTTCCGCACCCAGGTCATCCTCTCGAGTCGCGAGGCCGGTCGTGCCTTGTTGCTCGAGGCGGCCGCGCAGGGAGAGATTGTGCTGCAGCAAGACCTCGAAGTGCTGCTTGACATGATTTACGGACCCGTCTTCTACCGGCTGCTCGTCGGACATCGCTCACTCGACGCGGGCTTCGCCGACAGCATCGTCGCGATTGCGCTGGAGGTCGTGGCTAGGCCCGAGCGATAG
- a CDS encoding ABC transporter ATP-binding protein: MASVTFKNVCKKFGEFVAVTNFNLEIRDKEFLVLLGPSGCGKTTTMRMVAGLEEATLGDIYIDTDRINGVLPKYRDVAMVFQSYALYPHLTVEDNIGYPLKIRKVPPAECKRRIAEVARRVELDSMLSRLPKELSGGQRQRVALARAIVRTPRVFLMDEPLSNLDAKLRTQMRAELKHLQHELQVTTIYVTHDQIEAMTLAHRVAVMNKGVIEQLGTPREIYNDPRTLFVAGFIGSPPMNLIPGEVRNGVFVSAGLKVGGIGQANLSHAVLGVRSEDVHPTEAADPDINLVAPIYSVELTGENTLVSLRLGGQLMTLRADKNFIGLIDQQIGVKVATDRVFLFDGETQDRVDF, encoded by the coding sequence ATGGCGTCCGTCACGTTCAAAAACGTCTGCAAGAAGTTCGGCGAATTCGTCGCCGTGACAAATTTCAACCTCGAGATCAGGGACAAAGAGTTTCTCGTTTTGCTCGGACCTTCCGGTTGCGGCAAGACAACGACTATGCGCATGGTTGCGGGTCTCGAGGAAGCAACGCTGGGCGATATCTACATCGATACGGACCGCATCAATGGTGTTTTGCCCAAGTATCGCGACGTTGCAATGGTCTTCCAGTCATATGCTTTGTATCCGCACCTCACCGTTGAGGACAATATCGGCTACCCGCTGAAGATCCGCAAAGTGCCACCTGCTGAATGCAAGCGACGGATAGCCGAAGTCGCACGGCGTGTGGAGCTCGACTCGATGTTGTCACGTCTGCCGAAGGAACTTTCCGGCGGTCAGCGCCAGCGAGTAGCTCTCGCTCGCGCCATCGTCCGTACGCCACGGGTTTTTCTCATGGACGAGCCGCTGTCCAATCTCGATGCCAAGCTTCGCACCCAGATGCGCGCCGAGCTGAAGCACCTTCAACATGAACTGCAGGTCACGACGATCTACGTCACCCACGACCAGATAGAAGCCATGACGCTTGCCCACCGCGTGGCAGTGATGAACAAGGGCGTGATCGAGCAGCTCGGGACGCCGCGAGAAATCTACAACGATCCGCGCACCCTCTTCGTTGCCGGATTTATAGGCTCGCCGCCGATGAACCTGATTCCGGGGGAAGTGAGGAACGGCGTATTCGTTAGTGCCGGCCTCAAGGTGGGGGGTATCGGCCAGGCAAACCTCTCTCACGCCGTCCTCGGTGTCCGCTCGGAAGACGTCCATCCGACCGAAGCCGCGGATCCGGACATCAACCTGGTTGCGCCGATCTATTCGGTGGAACTCACCGGCGAAAACACGCTTGTCAGCCTGCGGTTGGGTGGCCAGCTCATGACCTTGCGCGCCGACAAGAATTTCATAGGTCTGATCGACCAGCAGATCGGCGTCAAGGTTGCCACGGATCGGGTGTTTCTGTTCGATGGAGAGACGCAAGATCGTGTTGACTTCTAG
- a CDS encoding BA14K family protein — protein sequence MKKTGPLLIAIATVFSGVAPAQAMPISEIRVTDLSALGVDLVHHKPGHYGGPPHARGYNRYSGTRYSAGPRSGYYNGYRGYRYNRDGYHRHSDGWWYPLAAFGTGLIIGGAIASPPRPAYSNSNSAHVDWCYSRYRSYSAYDNSFQPYYGPRQPCVSPYY from the coding sequence ATGAAAAAGACTGGTCCATTGTTAATCGCGATTGCTACGGTATTTTCTGGCGTGGCCCCAGCCCAAGCGATGCCTATTTCAGAGATACGGGTGACGGATTTGAGCGCTCTGGGCGTGGACTTGGTCCACCACAAGCCGGGTCACTACGGTGGCCCGCCGCACGCGCGCGGATACAATCGCTACAGCGGCACACGTTACAGCGCTGGTCCGCGATCAGGTTATTACAATGGCTACCGGGGTTATCGCTACAATCGAGATGGCTATCACCGGCATAGTGACGGTTGGTGGTATCCACTTGCAGCATTTGGAACAGGACTGATCATCGGCGGAGCGATTGCGTCGCCACCACGTCCGGCCTATTCGAACTCGAACTCGGCCCACGTTGACTGGTGCTACTCGCGCTATCGTTCGTATAGTGCCTACGACAACAGCTTCCAGCCCTACTATGGGCCTCGTCAGCCGTGCGTATCCCCGTATTATTGA
- a CDS encoding carbohydrate ABC transporter permease, with translation MLTSESGTSTAEFRPGSGLERWAERHLRFLMLAPTVLILLGLTIFPSVYMFYAAVHKISPNPDLPWEFVGAGNFARLLSDAQFHVALWNTTIFTVVAVATEFLLGLGLALLLDKFIRRLTFLKTVLMIPMMLPPIAVAITWKLIYEPQFGVLNEIMFRLGLPLQAWAGDVNLAMFSIIVADVWQWTPFIFLLMLAGLASLPVEPYEAAALDGASSWQQFRDLTLPFLKPVIAIALLLRVMDALRLFDLVFILTGGGPADRTKVLSLYIYQVAYRFADPGYAAAMSLFVLFVTIILSTWFMKRMRLAD, from the coding sequence ATGTTGACGTCCGAAAGCGGCACATCGACTGCAGAGTTCCGGCCGGGTAGTGGTCTGGAGCGTTGGGCAGAGCGTCACCTGCGCTTCCTCATGCTTGCGCCGACGGTCCTCATACTGCTGGGGCTGACGATCTTTCCCAGCGTCTACATGTTCTATGCGGCGGTTCACAAAATCAGCCCGAATCCCGATCTGCCCTGGGAGTTCGTCGGTGCCGGCAATTTCGCGCGGCTTCTTTCCGACGCGCAATTTCATGTCGCGCTATGGAACACCACCATATTCACAGTCGTGGCGGTGGCGACCGAATTCCTGCTTGGTCTCGGTCTAGCGCTGCTCCTCGATAAATTCATCCGCAGGCTGACTTTTCTGAAGACCGTCCTGATGATCCCCATGATGCTGCCGCCGATCGCGGTCGCCATCACATGGAAGCTCATCTATGAGCCTCAATTCGGCGTCCTAAACGAAATCATGTTCCGCCTTGGTCTGCCATTGCAGGCATGGGCGGGGGACGTGAACCTCGCGATGTTCTCGATCATCGTCGCTGATGTCTGGCAATGGACGCCGTTCATATTCCTTCTGATGTTGGCGGGATTGGCCAGCCTGCCGGTTGAGCCCTACGAGGCCGCCGCGCTCGACGGCGCCTCGTCCTGGCAGCAGTTCCGGGACTTGACGCTGCCCTTCCTCAAGCCAGTTATCGCGATTGCTTTGCTCCTGCGTGTCATGGATGCACTGCGTCTTTTCGATCTAGTCTTCATCCTAACGGGAGGAGGCCCGGCTGACCGGACCAAGGTCTTGAGCCTTTACATCTATCAGGTCGCCTACCGCTTCGCCGATCCCGGCTACGCGGCGGCGATGTCGCTTTTCGTGCTGTTTGTGACGATCATTCTGAGCACTTGGTTCATGAAACGCATGCGGCTAGCGGACTAA
- a CDS encoding PLP-dependent transferase: MIGLGVSPDDCALALRGMETMGVRLAHSGRVAIEFAKRIESRVAPGLVLHPALPAAPGHDVWKRDFAGASGVFSVVIPANAEEALPDLLTAAKTFSIGASWGGTHSLLAPMTISRAADENAHAGTILRISIGLEDEDDLWADLEPIVDLVASEPTIAKTGCTYPAQQQ; the protein is encoded by the coding sequence ATGATCGGGCTCGGTGTCTCACCAGATGACTGCGCGCTGGCCTTGCGCGGTATGGAGACGATGGGCGTTCGCCTTGCCCATTCCGGGCGAGTAGCCATCGAATTCGCCAAGCGGATCGAAAGCCGGGTTGCGCCAGGTCTTGTCCTTCATCCTGCATTGCCAGCCGCACCCGGACATGACGTCTGGAAGCGAGACTTTGCCGGAGCGAGCGGCGTGTTCAGCGTTGTCATTCCCGCCAACGCCGAAGAAGCCCTGCCAGACCTGCTAACAGCCGCGAAAACCTTCTCTATCGGCGCATCCTGGGGAGGAACCCACAGCCTGCTCGCACCGATGACCATCAGTCGCGCAGCCGATGAAAACGCGCATGCCGGGACAATTCTTCGAATCAGCATCGGCCTTGAGGATGAAGACGACCTTTGGGCGGACCTCGAACCGATAGTGGATCTCGTCGCGTCTGAACCGACGATCGCGAAAACGGGCTGTACCTACCCTGCTCAACAACAATAA
- a CDS encoding carbohydrate ABC transporter permease produces MTMAKTIHARSRTKEVLIRLSAYLTILVALVVTLFPIYWIASNSFKFDIDIFAVPPEWLPVNPTLKHYDQAFIQRPFLRYALNSFLVAVGTTMVSVTFGTMAGYALARFSYPWQWRKQISFWILSTRMMPPIVSIIPLYLFFNYFDMLNTKSALIVAYTAFNLPFATWMMKSYFQDLPVELEEAAIVDGDTRWGAFLHVALPLARPGLAATAIFCLIISWNEFLLSLIITLTEQSQTLPIGIAGRVTQYNTYWGEISAAGFMACVPIVIFAFIVQKHLVRGLSLGAVKG; encoded by the coding sequence ATGACAATGGCAAAAACCATACACGCGCGCAGCCGCACCAAAGAGGTGCTCATCCGCTTGTCGGCCTATCTGACGATCCTTGTCGCGCTAGTCGTCACACTTTTTCCCATCTATTGGATTGCATCGAACTCATTCAAGTTTGATATCGACATTTTCGCAGTGCCGCCGGAGTGGCTGCCCGTAAACCCGACGCTGAAACACTACGACCAGGCGTTCATCCAACGACCGTTTCTGCGCTACGCCCTGAACAGCTTTCTTGTCGCCGTCGGAACGACCATGGTTTCCGTGACCTTCGGCACCATGGCGGGCTACGCCCTGGCACGGTTCAGCTATCCGTGGCAGTGGCGGAAGCAGATTTCGTTCTGGATCCTGTCGACGCGCATGATGCCGCCCATCGTCAGCATCATTCCGCTCTATCTGTTCTTCAACTATTTCGACATGCTCAACACGAAGTCGGCTCTCATTGTCGCCTACACCGCGTTCAATCTGCCCTTCGCGACGTGGATGATGAAGAGCTATTTCCAGGATCTTCCGGTCGAGCTGGAGGAGGCAGCGATCGTTGACGGCGACACGCGATGGGGCGCATTCCTTCACGTAGCGTTGCCTCTCGCCCGGCCCGGGCTGGCGGCTACTGCAATCTTCTGTCTGATCATCTCGTGGAACGAGTTTCTGTTGTCTCTCATCATTACGCTGACCGAGCAATCGCAGACGCTGCCGATCGGTATTGCCGGGCGCGTAACGCAGTACAACACCTATTGGGGCGAAATCAGTGCGGCCGGGTTCATGGCATGCGTGCCAATCGTCATCTTCGCCTTCATCGTCCAGAAGCATCTCGTCCGGGGATTGTCTCTGGGCGCCGTCAAAGGTTGA
- a CDS encoding VOC family protein has product MSTSISSLTPYFIVKNAREAIDFYRSAFDAEELFRLTDPRDGRIGHAELKIGESTVMIADEYPDFGALSPDTIGGSPVTFHLATLSLDADLARAVEAGAVVLRAAADQAYGERVAMVVDPFGHRWMLSQKIEDVAAEEIQRRWNEETGA; this is encoded by the coding sequence ATGTCCACCTCGATTTCGTCTCTGACGCCCTATTTCATCGTCAAGAACGCTCGGGAGGCGATTGACTTCTATCGAAGCGCCTTCGACGCAGAGGAGCTTTTCCGTTTAACGGATCCCCGTGACGGTCGGATCGGCCACGCGGAACTCAAGATCGGTGAAAGCACCGTCATGATCGCCGACGAGTATCCCGATTTCGGCGCGTTGAGCCCCGATACGATCGGCGGCTCTCCTGTAACTTTCCACCTCGCAACTTTGTCGCTCGATGCCGATCTTGCCCGGGCCGTCGAGGCGGGGGCCGTCGTTCTGCGGGCAGCCGCAGATCAAGCCTATGGCGAGCGCGTCGCCATGGTCGTCGATCCTTTCGGCCATCGGTGGATGCTCTCGCAGAAGATCGAAGATGTCGCGGCTGAGGAAATACAGCGCCGCTGGAACGAGGAGACTGGGGCATGA
- a CDS encoding DUF3299 domain-containing protein has protein sequence MNRLRIRSMVVLACCIRSASMMCDHPLLKTAVFLFGFSCLSSAAFAGAKSISWRDLRPDDQPDRSVQSLAAMDRPEAESLAWQEDAQAVELTGFILPIDQEGDLVYEFMLVPWAGACSHSASPAANQLVHVYPEEPFRIARVYEVITVTAMLQPGFDRAQLFIMDGTRVLDYGYSMRRARVARATKIADPDVRALPPGSFLSRR, from the coding sequence TTGAATCGGCTGCGTATTCGATCAATGGTGGTGCTCGCCTGTTGTATTCGGAGCGCAAGTATGATGTGCGATCATCCCCTCTTAAAGACCGCTGTATTTCTTTTTGGTTTCTCCTGCCTGTCTTCGGCTGCATTTGCAGGCGCTAAATCGATTTCATGGCGCGATTTGCGGCCGGATGACCAGCCGGATCGATCGGTACAATCGCTTGCTGCGATGGATCGGCCGGAAGCTGAAAGTCTTGCATGGCAAGAGGATGCACAGGCAGTCGAGCTAACGGGCTTCATCCTGCCGATCGATCAGGAAGGAGACTTGGTTTACGAGTTCATGCTCGTCCCGTGGGCCGGCGCATGCAGCCACAGCGCTTCGCCTGCGGCGAACCAACTCGTTCACGTATACCCCGAAGAGCCTTTCCGCATCGCTCGAGTTTACGAGGTAATCACCGTCACCGCGATGCTGCAACCCGGTTTTGACAGGGCCCAACTCTTCATCATGGATGGAACGCGCGTATTGGATTACGGCTACAGCATGCGCCGTGCCAGAGTGGCCAGAGCGACGAAAATAGCCGATCCAGATGTCCGCGCACTCCCACCCGGGAGCTTCTTGTCCCGGCGATAG